The SAR202 cluster bacterium genomic interval GGCATACGCCAAGGATGCGAGGTAAGGGGGGTATGGGGTGTGGAAATGGGCGGGATGGGAAGGCGTCGACGACGATATGAGGGGTAATGTCAGCGGACGGGATGCTGAGGTTTCTCGACTACGCTCGAAATGACGTATATCGCTACCCTGCCACACCAAAGGACGCTTGCATTGGGCGGTAAAGCCGCTAGATTAGACTCCTATGACCGCTATCAATGAGCCGATAGTGCACGCAGCGTCGAGGAGGGGGCAGAGGTGGGTGATTGGCGGGCTGCTGGCGCTGTTCAACCTGGTTTACGGGGTCAACTTTGCCGCCGTGGGGCCGATTCTACCGCTGATTCGGGACGACTACGGGGTGAGCCGGGGGCAGGCGGGGCTGCTGGTGACGCTGGTGATTGTGCTGCACGGGGTGTGCATTCTTCCCGGGGCTATCCTGGCCAGCCGGGTGTCACTGAAGCCGTACGTGGGGGCGCTGTGGGTGCTGTGCGGCTGCATGGCACTGACGTCGGCGCTGGACAGCTTTGGGGCGGCGCTGGGGCTGAGGGCGGTGTTTGGGGTGGCGTTCGCGCTGTTGTTCCCGGCTACGGCGCCTATACTCATGCGGACGTTTAGCAGTCGGGAGATGCCGGTAGTGAACGGGGTGATAGCGTCAGCGTTCACGGCGGGGAATATGCTGGGGACGTTCCTGGCGGCACCGATAGCATTGCAAATCGGGTGGCAGGACACGCTGTCGCTGATGGGGGTGGTGATGGTGGCGGGGGGATTGGCATGGCTGGCGCTGGCGAGGGTACCGTCGTCGGGCGAGGCGAAGGCTGGGGCGTTGTCGTTGAAGGGGTTGGGGTCGGCGCTGAAGAACCGGGTGACGTTGCTGATGGGGTTTGCGGACGGGGCGTCCTACGCGCAGTACGCGGCGCTGGTGACGTGGCTGCCGACGTTCTATAACCAGGAGCGGGGGATGTCGCTGACGGAGGCGGGGTTCATTGTGGGGCTTGTGCCACTGACGGGGCTGGTGGGAACGCTGGGAGGCGGGTTCCTGAGCGCGAGGGTGGGGCTTCGACGGCCCTTCTTCATCGTGCCCGGGTGCATTCTGGGGCTGGCAGGGTTTGGGACGTTCCTATTCGACAGCGACGCGCTGACGGTGGCGTCGCTGCTGGTGCTGGGGGTGGCGAGCTATGCCTACTTCCCGGTGATGCTGACGGTGCCGATGGAGGTGAAGGGGGCGACGGAGTCGTCGGTGGCGGTGAGCTGGTCGATTATCTACATGATGGCGAATGGGATGGCGATGACGTCGCCGGTGGCGGTGGGGTATATGACGGACGCGATGGGGTCTTACGCACCGTCGTTTTCAGTGTGGGCGGGGCTGGCGTTCGGGTTATTGGTGGTGGGGGTGCTATTGCCGGAGACGGGGCCGGGGAGGAGGGCCTCCCGCGCGGCCCAGGGGACGGGATGAGGAAGGGGAAGATAGGGAAGGACGAGGTGACCTCGCCCCTACATTGTTGGCGGACGGGATAGAGATAATAACGGGGCGCGACAGCGGACACGTCGATTAGATCCTTCGCTGGCGCTCAGGATGACAAAGAGAAGCGTGGGTGGTCAGCATCAAGCGTAATGGTGGCGGGCGGCACGTTGAGGTATCTCCACCCATTCGACTACGCTCAGGGCATGCTTCAGTCGAAATGACGTTACCGCCACCTAGCTGCGGATGTTGAAAAGGGTTGTGTGGCCTCTGTTCTCGGTGGGGGAGTTGGCGTAGGGGTAGTTGTCGAAGGAGATGACCTCACCGGCTTGCATGACCATGGTCATTTTGCGGAGGGCTTTCATGTCTTTTAGGGGGTCGTTGTCCACCACCAGGAGGTCGGCTTCCAGGCCGGGCTTGATGGCGCCGACCAGGCCTTCGATGCCCATGCATCGGGCGGCT includes:
- a CDS encoding MFS transporter, which encodes MTAINEPIVHAASRRGQRWVIGGLLALFNLVYGVNFAAVGPILPLIRDDYGVSRGQAGLLVTLVIVLHGVCILPGAILASRVSLKPYVGALWVLCGCMALTSALDSFGAALGLRAVFGVAFALLFPATAPILMRTFSSREMPVVNGVIASAFTAGNMLGTFLAAPIALQIGWQDTLSLMGVVMVAGGLAWLALARVPSSGEAKAGALSLKGLGSALKNRVTLLMGFADGASYAQYAALVTWLPTFYNQERGMSLTEAGFIVGLVPLTGLVGTLGGGFLSARVGLRRPFFIVPGCILGLAGFGTFLFDSDALTVASLLVLGVASYAYFPVMLTVPMEVKGATESSVAVSWSIIYMMANGMAMTSPVAVGYMTDAMGSYAPSFSVWAGLAFGLLVVGVLLPETGPGRRASRAAQGTG